The window TGCTCGGATCGCCGCCGGGTCATCGCGAACCCGCCGCCGCAATCGTCGAGCACGACAGGTCGATGCCGCTATGGCGGCGTGATCGCGATCGCCGGCGCGACGGTGAATCAGCGCGCTACGCCACCGCCCGCCGCTCATGCAGCCGCAACGCGGCCCACGCGATCCCGGCCGAGAAGATCCCGACCACCCCGCCGAACGTGCCGATCCACGGCAGCCCGAACGCGCCGGCGATATGGTTGCCGAGCAGCGCGCCGGCGCCGATCCCGACGTTGTACAGCCCGGAAAAGATCGACACGGCGAGATCGGTCGCCTCGGGCGCCAGCTTCAGCACCCACGCCTGCATCGCGAGACCGAAGCAGACGATCGCGCCGCCCCACACCAGCGTGTGAACGGACAGCGTGACGATGTTCAGCGCGCTCGGGAACAGGATCAGCAGACAGGCCGACAACGCGATGATCGACGCGATCAGGAAATCGGCCGGCCGCTCCGGAAACACGCGGTTGAAGCAGAGCGCGGCCGGCACGCCGGCGACGCCGAACAGGATCAGCACGTAGGTAATCCGGCTGCTGCTCGCATGATTGACGCTCTGCACGAACGGCTCGATGTACGTATACGACGTGAAGTGCGCGGAAATCACCAGCACGGTGATCGCGTACAGCGACACCAGCGCCGGCTTGCGCAGGAACGTGCCGATGCTCGCGAGCGAGCCGGCGCCCTCGCTGTGGAGCGTCGGCAGCGTCATGCGCAGCGCCAGCAACGCGACGGCCGCCGCGCCGCCGATCACGAGGAACGTGACGCGCCAGCCGAGCGCCTCGCCGATCACGCGCCCGAGCGGAATGCCGGCGACCATCGCGGTCGCCGTGCCCATCGCGAGCAGGCCGAGCGCGCGGCTTTTGCGGTCGCTCGGCGCGAGCCGCACGGCCAGCGGAACGGAAATCGACCAGAACACCGCATGCGCGCACGCGATGCCGAGCCGGCCGAGCATCAGCACCGTGAAATTCCACGCGACGCCGGTGAGGACATGGCTACCGATGAACACCAGCAGCGCGCAGCTCAGCAGCTTGCGGCGCTCGACGTGACGCGTGACGAACGTCAGCGGCAGCGACACGACGGCGACGGCCCACGCGTAGATCGTCAGCATCAGGCCGACGGCGGTCGGCTGCATCTGCAGGCTGTCGCCGATCGCGCTCAGCAGCGCGACGGGCACGAATTCGGTGGTATTGAAGATGAAGGCAGTGAGTGCCAGGGCCAGAACGCCCCACCACGACTGTTCGGAACTGACGGCGTCCGGGGTTGCCATACGGGAATTCGACGAAGGTTGGTGGCGCGGGCAGCCGGCCCGGCGCATCGGCGCGATTGTACCAGCGGCGCTTGAAACGCCGCTCCCGGCCGCGATGCGCGAACACGGCGATGACACGGCCGTGCGCCGATAATGTGTCGAATCCGCTTTCCCCGAACGAATCGCCCGAATGCCATCGGGCCAGGAGATTTACATGCGCATTGAAACGTCATTTCTGTTCGATCTCGACGGCACGCTCGTCGACAGCGTCTATCAGCACGTGCTCGCGTGGAAGGAAGCGCTCGATGCCGAGGGCATCGAGCTGTCGGTGTGGCGCATCCACCGCAAGATCGGGATGAGCGGCGGCCTGTTCCTGAACCAGCTGCTGCGCGAGACGGCCGGCGACATCGACGCCGAGCGCGTCGAGCGGCTCGCGCGGCTGCATGCGGCCGCGTACCAGCGGTTGCGCGCGCAGGTCCGGCCGCTGCCGGGTGCGCGCGAGCTGCTGGGCGCGCTGACGAATGCCGGCATTAGCTGGGCGATCGCGACCAGCGGGCGGATGGAAACCGCCGCGATCAATCTGGAGGCGCTCGGCGTCGATCCGGAGAAGAACGTGGTCGTCACGCGCGACCAGGTGAAGTACGCGAAGCCGGATCCCGACCTGTTCCTGACCGCCGCCGCGAAACTGAACGTGCCGATCGAACATACGGTCGTGGTCGGCGACAGCATCTGGGACATGCTCGCCGCGAGCCGCTGCCGGGCGCTTGGCGTCGGGCTGCTGTCGGGCGGTTACGGCAGCGACGAGCTCGAACGCGCGGGCGCGCTGCGCGTGTATGACGATCCGGCGGATCTGCTGTGGCATCTGGATGAGATCGCGGCGCGGCCGTAACGCCTGAATCGTCCGGCCGACCCGCATCGGCCGGGTCTCCGCGATCGCCTTCCCCAGCTTCGTTCCCGTCGGGCACGCGCCTCCATGCCGGACGCGCGTGCGAACACCGTGCCGGTGGAATCAGTCGTCGTCGACGCGCTTGTCGACCAGATAGCGCCCGCGCTCGACGCCCGCCCGCAGCGCCTCGTCCTCGGTCAGCCACTCCGTGCCGGCCGGCTCCGGTACGTACAACTCGATGCGCGCGCCGTCGACATACACCTGCACCTCGTCGTCCCACGCCCCCCGCGCGTTGCGGCGCGCCCATACGCGAATCTCGTGGCCGCGATACGGGTCGCGAACCTGTGCGTCCTGTTGATGCTGCATCCTGGCCCCCTGTACTTATCTGCGATGAAGATGCAAAAAATGCGCGCCGCATGATCGCCGTGCGCGCCGTCGGCCCCGCGCGCACGCGGCGTGCCCGGTATCGGCCGATCCGGCACGGGGCTTGCGTCCCTATTGAGCATCGAACAGGGTATCGAACCGGTATCGACCCGCT is drawn from Burkholderia ambifaria AMMD and contains these coding sequences:
- a CDS encoding sugar transporter, with the protein product MATPDAVSSEQSWWGVLALALTAFIFNTTEFVPVALLSAIGDSLQMQPTAVGLMLTIYAWAVAVVSLPLTFVTRHVERRKLLSCALLVFIGSHVLTGVAWNFTVLMLGRLGIACAHAVFWSISVPLAVRLAPSDRKSRALGLLAMGTATAMVAGIPLGRVIGEALGWRVTFLVIGGAAAVALLALRMTLPTLHSEGAGSLASIGTFLRKPALVSLYAITVLVISAHFTSYTYIEPFVQSVNHASSSRITYVLILFGVAGVPAALCFNRVFPERPADFLIASIIALSACLLILFPSALNIVTLSVHTLVWGGAIVCFGLAMQAWVLKLAPEATDLAVSIFSGLYNVGIGAGALLGNHIAGAFGLPWIGTFGGVVGIFSAGIAWAALRLHERRAVA
- a CDS encoding DUF6566 family protein — protein: MQHQQDAQVRDPYRGHEIRVWARRNARGAWDDEVQVYVDGARIELYVPEPAGTEWLTEDEALRAGVERGRYLVDKRVDDD
- a CDS encoding HAD family hydrolase; this translates as MRIETSFLFDLDGTLVDSVYQHVLAWKEALDAEGIELSVWRIHRKIGMSGGLFLNQLLRETAGDIDAERVERLARLHAAAYQRLRAQVRPLPGARELLGALTNAGISWAIATSGRMETAAINLEALGVDPEKNVVVTRDQVKYAKPDPDLFLTAAAKLNVPIEHTVVVGDSIWDMLAASRCRALGVGLLSGGYGSDELERAGALRVYDDPADLLWHLDEIAARP